A stretch of Campylobacter showae DNA encodes these proteins:
- a CDS encoding peptidase U32 family protein: MLKPELLSPAGNLTKLKIALEYGADAVYASVASFSLRTRSAREFNLEIFKEAIEYTHAKGKKFYATVNAFPFNSQIEPLKRHLQTISAMKPDAFIIATPGVMSLAKEIAPDIEIHLSTQANVMNALDAKIYHEMGAKRIVVAREMSLKDVVKIKEQIPTLDIEIFVHGSMCFAYSGRCLVSAVQSGRQSNRGSCANDCRFKYELYAKNPESGTLFRLEEDEGGTHVMNSKDLNLSAHIKDIIESGAVDSLKIEGRTKSEYYAACATRAYRMAVDDAAAGKFDAQIYAGELNTLKNRGFTDGYLVNRPFEKADTQNHASSLEEGTHQVNAMTLDGEFFKCKYKIFPGNEYEIVAPLGAQIDECENEISQIFARDGKKFIKFKKLVTKKGKEIAEIHSGNENEVNLGAKLPKFSFLREEIK, encoded by the coding sequence GTGCTAAAGCCCGAGCTTTTATCTCCCGCAGGGAATTTAACCAAGCTAAAAATAGCTCTAGAATACGGTGCGGACGCGGTTTACGCTTCTGTTGCGAGCTTTTCTCTTCGCACTCGTTCGGCGCGCGAATTTAACCTTGAAATATTTAAAGAAGCTATCGAGTACACGCACGCAAAGGGCAAGAAATTTTACGCGACGGTAAACGCGTTTCCTTTTAATTCTCAAATCGAGCCGCTAAAACGCCACTTGCAAACGATTTCTGCAATGAAGCCGGATGCCTTTATCATCGCGACTCCCGGCGTCATGAGCCTGGCAAAAGAGATAGCCCCAGACATCGAGATCCACCTCTCGACGCAGGCAAACGTCATGAATGCGCTGGATGCCAAAATCTACCACGAAATGGGCGCAAAACGTATCGTCGTAGCACGCGAAATGAGCCTAAAAGACGTCGTGAAGATAAAAGAGCAAATCCCGACGCTCGATATCGAAATTTTCGTGCACGGCTCGATGTGCTTTGCTTACTCGGGGCGTTGTTTGGTTAGCGCGGTTCAAAGCGGCCGCCAATCAAACCGCGGCAGCTGCGCCAACGACTGCAGGTTTAAATACGAACTCTACGCCAAAAACCCCGAGAGCGGGACGCTGTTTCGTCTCGAGGAGGATGAAGGCGGCACGCACGTGATGAACTCGAAGGATTTAAATTTATCCGCACACATCAAAGACATCATCGAAAGCGGTGCGGTCGATAGCCTAAAAATCGAAGGCCGTACGAAAAGCGAATACTATGCAGCCTGTGCGACTAGAGCCTACCGCATGGCCGTAGATGACGCAGCGGCCGGCAAATTTGACGCGCAAATTTACGCCGGCGAGCTAAATACGCTAAAAAATCGCGGTTTTACCGACGGCTACCTGGTAAATCGCCCGTTTGAAAAGGCTGATACGCAAAATCACGCTAGCAGCCTAGAGGAGGGCACCCATCAGGTAAACGCTATGACTTTAGACGGCGAGTTTTTTAAATGCAAATATAAAATTTTTCCTGGCAACGAGTACGAGATCGTAGCTCCACTGGGCGCCCAGATAGATGAGTGCGAGAACGAAATATCTCAAATTTTCGCTCGTGACGGCAAGAAATTTATCAAATTTAAAAAGCTCGTAACCAAAAAAGGCAAGGAAATAGCAGAAATCCACAGCGGCAACGAAAACGAAGTAAATTTGGGCGCGAAGTTGCCTAAATTTAGCTTTTTAAGAGAGGAAATAAAATGA
- the purE gene encoding 5-(carboxyamino)imidazole ribonucleotide mutase: MKFVSIIMGSKSDYDVVSEAAKTLEKFNVPYELIISSAHRSPKRTSEYVAAAEEKGAQVFIAAAGMAAHLAGAIAANTTRPVIGIPMAGSALSGVDALYSTVQMPGGMPVGTVAIGKAGAVNAAYLAMQILALNDQNLDEMLKADRATKAKQVEEDSAKVEVLLA, from the coding sequence ATGAAATTTGTTTCAATTATAATGGGAAGCAAGAGCGACTACGACGTGGTTAGCGAGGCGGCGAAAACGCTTGAGAAATTTAACGTTCCTTACGAGCTGATTATTAGCTCCGCACATAGAAGTCCGAAGCGAACTAGCGAATACGTCGCTGCAGCCGAGGAAAAAGGCGCGCAGGTCTTTATAGCAGCTGCCGGCATGGCGGCGCATTTAGCGGGCGCTATCGCGGCAAACACCACTCGCCCGGTGATCGGCATACCGATGGCAGGCTCCGCGCTTAGCGGCGTGGATGCGCTTTATTCGACCGTGCAGATGCCCGGCGGCATGCCCGTGGGTACAGTCGCTATCGGTAAGGCCGGCGCAGTAAATGCAGCCTATCTGGCAATGCAAATTTTGGCTCTAAACGACCAAAATCTAGACGAAATGCTAAAAGCCGACCGAGCGACGAAAGCCAAGCAGGTAGAAGAGGACTCGGCGAAGGTGGAAGTTTTACTCGCCTAA
- a CDS encoding DUF3972 domain-containing protein translates to MQTYLSIDEFCKLVHLEREVIEGMINRGVLNTKEEGGEILIEASQGTMSVVPSVVAVPAPQIGADGFSFVEKTIGTILNLHEKVLDAKDETLETLRNENKFLKEALISMQELYDEDRKTVETLTKQLKNSQDEVEFLKRKYKLMWNKAVENFKGDKE, encoded by the coding sequence ATGCAGACATACTTAAGCATAGACGAATTTTGCAAGCTCGTGCACCTAGAGCGCGAGGTGATCGAGGGGATGATAAACCGCGGCGTGCTAAATACGAAAGAAGAAGGAGGCGAAATCCTCATAGAAGCTAGCCAAGGCACGATGAGCGTGGTGCCTAGCGTCGTGGCCGTACCTGCGCCCCAGATCGGCGCGGATGGCTTTAGCTTCGTGGAAAAGACGATCGGCACGATATTAAATTTACACGAAAAGGTGCTCGACGCTAAAGACGAGACGCTAGAGACCCTGCGCAACGAAAATAAATTTTTAAAAGAGGCGCTAATCTCGATGCAAGAGCTTTACGACGAGGATAGAAAAACGGTCGAGACGCTCACGAAGCAGCTAAAAAATTCGCAAGACGAAGTCGAGTTTTTAAAACGAAAATACAAACTTATGTGGAACAAAGCGGTTGAAAATTTCAAAGGCGACAAGGAGTAG
- a CDS encoding GyrI-like domain-containing protein has protein sequence MEILAVDGFKICGLKTRTKNADEINGDGKISALWAKFTKEFYDGKSEIYGVYCSYENGVNGLYDLFIGTKSLCCGGEILEIKSGKYAVFSFPCEPHNVAKFWGEIWKYFEGSKLKRAYETDFELYGSDGIRIYISVLD, from the coding sequence GTGGAAATTTTAGCGGTAGATGGTTTTAAAATTTGCGGACTAAAAACTCGCACCAAAAATGCCGATGAGATAAACGGCGACGGTAAAATCTCAGCCTTGTGGGCTAAATTTACAAAAGAATTTTATGACGGTAAAAGTGAAATTTACGGCGTTTATTGTAGTTACGAAAACGGCGTAAACGGGCTTTATGATTTATTTATCGGTACGAAGTCGCTTTGCTGCGGCGGTGAAATTTTAGAGATAAAAAGCGGTAAATACGCCGTTTTTAGCTTTCCATGTGAGCCGCATAACGTAGCGAAATTTTGGGGAGAAATTTGGAAATATTTTGAAGGCTCAAAGCTAAAAAGAGCCTACGAAACGGACTTTGAGCTTTACGGTAGCGACGGTATAAGAATTTATATCTCGGTTTTAGATTAG
- a CDS encoding AbgT family transporter has product MDNKNSGSILSFIEKFGNKLPNPTMLFVYLSVITILLSFVLERLGVGVSYQAIKDGQISQLSANVVNLLSADSIRTFVSSVLKNFTGFYPLGVVFAIILGIGVADKAGLLSALVKKIALKSSKKWVTPIVIFLGVMSNVASSVGYVVLIPLGAILFAGFGRHPIAGLAAAFAGVSGGWSANLLIGTNDPMFAAFSTQAASVLNPDYVVLATANWYFMIASTFLIVIVGSFVTDRVVEPRLGKFSFEGVLNLGERDQISAEQKRGLKFALIATVVFEVLLLAALLPSNSLFGAKEGESFTKSVFMHSIIIFMMLFFIVAGAAYGAGAGTIKNSGDAVKFMEQAVAELSGFLVLIFFAAQFTYLFNASNIGLVLSIKGSVFLKDIGLTGLSLIIVFIVVIAFINLFIAVDSAKWAMMAPIFVPMFMNLGLSPELTQAAFRIGDSTTNIITPLMPFFVLIVAFMQRYDKGLKIGSVVSIMLPYTVAFLLSWAALMSVWYAFDLPLGPGTVIHYLK; this is encoded by the coding sequence ATGGACAACAAAAATAGCGGATCGATCTTAAGCTTTATCGAAAAATTCGGCAACAAGCTGCCTAATCCCACCATGCTTTTCGTCTATCTTTCGGTTATTACGATTTTGCTGTCGTTTGTGCTAGAGAGGCTTGGCGTCGGAGTTAGCTATCAGGCTATCAAAGACGGTCAGATCTCGCAACTAAGCGCAAACGTCGTAAATTTGCTCTCAGCTGATAGTATCAGGACCTTTGTTTCGTCCGTGCTTAAAAACTTCACCGGTTTTTATCCGCTTGGCGTGGTTTTTGCGATCATTTTAGGTATCGGCGTGGCGGACAAGGCCGGGCTTTTATCGGCGCTGGTTAAAAAAATCGCTCTAAAATCGTCTAAAAAATGGGTAACTCCTATCGTGATCTTTTTGGGCGTAATGTCAAATGTCGCCTCCTCAGTCGGCTACGTCGTACTGATACCGCTCGGGGCTATTTTGTTTGCGGGCTTTGGACGCCATCCTATCGCGGGGCTGGCGGCGGCTTTTGCGGGCGTTAGCGGTGGCTGGTCGGCAAATCTGCTAATCGGCACGAACGATCCGATGTTTGCGGCGTTTTCTACGCAGGCAGCTAGCGTGCTAAATCCCGACTATGTCGTTTTGGCTACGGCAAATTGGTACTTTATGATAGCTTCTACCTTTTTGATCGTGATCGTGGGCTCTTTCGTGACCGATAGGGTCGTCGAGCCTAGGCTGGGTAAATTTAGCTTTGAGGGCGTGTTAAATTTGGGCGAGCGCGACCAGATCAGCGCGGAGCAAAAACGCGGGCTAAAATTTGCACTCATCGCGACGGTTGTTTTCGAGGTCCTTTTGTTGGCGGCGCTTTTACCGTCAAATTCGCTCTTTGGTGCAAAAGAGGGCGAGAGCTTTACGAAGTCCGTTTTCATGCACTCTATCATCATTTTTATGATGCTATTTTTTATAGTAGCGGGCGCAGCATACGGCGCAGGAGCCGGGACGATAAAAAACAGCGGCGACGCGGTCAAATTTATGGAGCAAGCCGTCGCCGAGCTATCGGGATTTTTAGTTTTGATATTTTTTGCGGCTCAGTTTACATATCTCTTTAACGCCTCAAACATCGGGCTGGTGCTATCGATAAAAGGCTCGGTTTTCTTAAAAGATATCGGCTTAACAGGGCTTAGCCTCATTATCGTTTTTATAGTCGTGATTGCATTTATAAATTTATTTATCGCCGTGGATTCGGCCAAATGGGCCATGATGGCGCCTATTTTCGTGCCGATGTTTATGAATCTAGGCCTCTCGCCCGAGCTAACGCAGGCTGCGTTTAGGATAGGCGACTCGACGACAAATATTATCACGCCTTTAATGCCGTTTTTCGTGCTGATAGTGGCGTTTATGCAGCGCTACGACAAGGGGCTGAAAATCGGCTCGGTAGTCTCGATCATGCTGCCTTATACGGTCGCATTTTTACTCTCGTGGGCGGCGCTGATGTCGGTTTGGTATGCTTTTGACCTACCTTTGGGGCCGGGCACGGTTATACATTATCTAAAATAA
- the glyQ gene encoding glycine--tRNA ligase subunit alpha translates to MTFSEIILTLQNYWREQGCVILQPYDMPAGAGTYHQATFLRSLGPKPWATAYVAPSRRPTDGRYGENPNRLGAYYQFQVLIKPSPENIQELYLKSLEKLGLNLKNHDIRFVEDNWESPTLGAWGLGWEVWLDGMEVTQFTYFQQVGGIACELVSAEITYGLERLAMYLQDVNSVYDIVWDDRGGNIVTYADVHKQGEFEWSKYNFEIADVDMLFRQFENAFGECKRCLEAKISLPAYDYCMLAAHTFNVLDARGAISVTQRQDYILKIRELAKECALTYKASIDAAAQNDAKGE, encoded by the coding sequence ATGACGTTTTCAGAGATTATTTTGACGTTACAAAACTACTGGCGCGAGCAGGGTTGCGTGATACTGCAACCATACGATATGCCTGCGGGTGCTGGCACCTATCATCAGGCGACATTTTTAAGGAGCCTCGGACCAAAGCCGTGGGCGACTGCCTACGTAGCCCCGTCTCGCCGTCCGACCGATGGTAGATACGGCGAAAACCCAAACCGCCTAGGCGCTTATTATCAGTTTCAGGTGCTCATTAAACCGAGCCCCGAAAATATACAGGAGCTTTATCTAAAAAGCCTCGAAAAGCTCGGGTTAAATTTGAAAAATCATGACATTCGCTTCGTCGAGGATAACTGGGAGAGCCCGACGCTGGGCGCTTGGGGGCTAGGCTGGGAGGTCTGGCTAGACGGCATGGAGGTGACGCAGTTTACGTATTTTCAGCAAGTAGGCGGCATCGCATGCGAGCTGGTTTCTGCCGAGATCACCTACGGCCTCGAGCGCTTAGCTATGTATCTACAAGACGTAAATAGTGTCTACGACATCGTTTGGGACGATAGGGGCGGCAACATCGTTACCTACGCCGACGTGCATAAGCAGGGTGAATTTGAGTGGAGCAAATATAACTTTGAAATCGCCGATGTAGATATGCTGTTTCGCCAGTTTGAAAATGCATTCGGCGAGTGTAAACGCTGCTTGGAGGCTAAAATTTCGCTACCGGCGTATGATTATTGCATGCTTGCAGCGCATACGTTTAACGTCCTTGACGCGCGCGGAGCGATCAGTGTAACGCAAAGACAAGACTACATCCTAAAAATCCGCGAGCTAGCCAAAGAGTGCGCGCTGACGTATAAAGCTAGTATCGACGCTGCCGCCCAAAACGACGCGAAGGGCGAATAA
- a CDS encoding Nif3-like dinuclear metal center hexameric protein: MKIGEIYKILDEISPFASQEEWDNSGLLVGSFETDVERVYLSLDVDDKLLDEVQPNSLIIAHHPLIFKGLKSLNFDTYPSSLIAKMMAKNLSLIAMHTNYDLSHLNEYVLSEILGFTPKERDGFVLYADVNLSFDELCERVKTKLNLSHLRVCKGRKFDHNAPIKCLAFCTGSGGDLIDIVKADLFLTGDLKYHQAMSAVQNNLTMLDIGHFESERYFGESLAKYLQILPIPTIISNSKNPFSYS, encoded by the coding sequence ATGAAAATCGGCGAAATTTATAAAATTTTAGACGAGATTAGCCCGTTTGCGAGTCAAGAGGAGTGGGATAACAGCGGACTGCTCGTGGGCTCGTTTGAGACGGATGTGGAGCGCGTTTACCTTAGCCTTGACGTCGATGACAAGCTTTTAGACGAGGTGCAGCCAAACTCGCTCATCATCGCGCATCATCCGCTGATTTTTAAGGGGCTAAAGTCGTTAAATTTTGACACATATCCAAGTAGCCTAATCGCAAAAATGATGGCTAAAAATTTAAGTTTAATCGCTATGCATACGAACTATGATCTAAGCCATCTAAATGAGTACGTGCTAAGCGAAATTTTGGGCTTTACGCCAAAGGAGCGCGATGGATTCGTACTTTATGCGGACGTAAATTTGAGCTTTGACGAGCTTTGCGAGAGGGTAAAAACAAAGCTAAATTTGAGCCATTTAAGGGTTTGTAAGGGGCGAAAATTTGATCATAATGCGCCTATAAAATGCCTTGCATTTTGTACGGGAAGTGGCGGTGATTTGATTGATATCGTTAAAGCGGACCTGTTTTTAACCGGGGATCTGAAGTACCATCAAGCCATGAGCGCCGTGCAAAATAATCTTACTATGCTAGACATCGGACACTTTGAGAGTGAGCGGTATTTTGGGGAGTCGCTTGCAAAATATTTGCAAATTTTGCCGATTCCTACTATAATATCCAACTCAAAAAACCCGTTTTCATACAGTTAA
- a CDS encoding zinc ribbon domain-containing protein, which translates to MNKYLEQLVELSSIDKDIDDFTPRLEKVQSVLKATKDEQAVILAQIEDATTSVTELKNQKSQTNAHIAEFSAKIKDVAKKSGAAKTEKEIKALQLEDELAKEQLEAANEEVERLEKIIDSKNALKSELEAKAAELGENLTKIESEISAEVSAIEQQRDEIYAKKNKLVGEMNQKILTFYEKIRKWAHNTAVVPVKKQACYGCFMQINDKTYSAVIKGEDIVTCPHCGRILYKEAAN; encoded by the coding sequence ATGAATAAATATTTAGAACAGCTAGTCGAGCTTTCAAGCATCGATAAAGACATCGACGATTTTACTCCGCGCCTTGAGAAAGTTCAAAGCGTTTTAAAAGCGACTAAAGACGAGCAGGCGGTAATTTTAGCACAGATCGAGGATGCGACCACGAGCGTGACCGAGCTAAAAAATCAAAAATCTCAAACCAACGCGCACATAGCCGAATTTAGCGCGAAAATAAAAGACGTCGCCAAAAAAAGCGGCGCTGCAAAAACAGAAAAAGAGATAAAGGCGCTTCAGCTAGAAGACGAGCTAGCTAAAGAGCAGCTAGAAGCCGCAAACGAAGAGGTCGAAAGACTAGAAAAAATCATAGATAGCAAAAATGCGCTTAAAAGCGAGCTTGAGGCGAAGGCCGCGGAGCTTGGCGAAAATTTGACAAAAATCGAGAGTGAAATCTCGGCCGAAGTCAGCGCTATCGAGCAGCAAAGAGATGAAATATACGCTAAGAAAAATAAGCTAGTGGGCGAGATGAATCAAAAAATCTTGACATTTTACGAGAAGATCCGCAAATGGGCGCACAACACCGCCGTCGTGCCGGTCAAAAAGCAGGCCTGCTACGGTTGCTTTATGCAGATAAACGACAAGACTTATTCTGCCGTCATCAAGGGCGAAGACATCGTGACCTGCCCTCATTGCGGCCGAATTTTATACAAAGAAGCGGCGAACTAG
- the waaA gene encoding lipid IV(A) 3-deoxy-D-manno-octulosonic acid transferase: protein MIIIYYVLVLAAFALGALPLAILAFKKKYRASIPARFFLFKNPKFDASRVHFHACSFGEVRSIAPLVSKFKDAAAVSVVTKTGFDEAKKITPNTRFLPFEIFLPFWLKHAKITIIFEAELWLGLVFWAKFKGSRVILINARISDRSYKSYLKFDFFYRYLFKFIDKIYAQSDLDKQRLQRLGAKNIVVSGNIKSAFLPNPSKIYAKPKERVIVLASTHAGEEELILRDLNLSANDKLILVPRHPERFGEAGEILAKFAAKSGLSFAKFSEAKNFDAQCVLVDAMGELVNIYKFSDVVVLGGSFVPNVGGHNPIEAAQFENAVISGELIFNQKALYSAVDGIKFAKADEINLLLKQNLPRAKIVAKGDASEILKDIEENL from the coding sequence TTGATAATAATTTATTACGTTTTAGTCCTCGCGGCGTTTGCCCTGGGGGCTTTACCGCTTGCGATTTTAGCTTTTAAGAAAAAGTACAGAGCCTCAATCCCCGCTAGATTTTTTTTGTTTAAAAATCCCAAATTTGACGCCTCGCGCGTGCATTTTCACGCGTGCAGTTTTGGCGAGGTGCGTTCTATCGCGCCGCTAGTTAGCAAATTTAAAGACGCGGCCGCAGTCTCTGTCGTAACCAAAACCGGTTTTGACGAGGCAAAAAAAATCACGCCAAATACGCGCTTTTTGCCGTTTGAGATATTTTTACCGTTTTGGCTAAAACACGCTAAAATAACGATTATTTTTGAAGCCGAGCTTTGGCTGGGACTTGTTTTTTGGGCTAAATTTAAGGGCTCGCGCGTCATTTTGATAAACGCTAGGATCTCTGATAGGAGCTACAAAAGTTATCTCAAATTTGACTTTTTTTACAGGTATTTGTTTAAATTTATAGATAAAATTTACGCCCAAAGCGATCTGGATAAACAGCGTCTACAGCGGCTCGGCGCTAAAAATATCGTCGTTAGCGGTAATATAAAATCAGCTTTTTTGCCAAACCCGAGTAAAATTTACGCCAAACCAAAAGAGCGCGTGATCGTGCTGGCTAGCACTCATGCAGGGGAAGAGGAGCTGATTTTGCGTGATTTAAATTTGAGCGCAAACGACAAGCTGATTTTAGTTCCCCGTCATCCTGAGAGATTTGGCGAAGCTGGCGAGATTTTGGCTAAATTTGCCGCTAAAAGTGGACTAAGTTTTGCTAAATTTAGCGAAGCTAAAAACTTTGACGCGCAGTGCGTGCTGGTCGATGCGATGGGCGAGCTGGTAAATATTTATAAATTTAGCGACGTCGTAGTGCTTGGTGGCAGCTTCGTACCAAACGTCGGCGGACACAATCCGATAGAGGCGGCGCAGTTTGAAAACGCGGTGATAAGCGGGGAGTTAATATTTAATCAAAAAGCCCTGTATAGTGCGGTTGACGGCATAAAATTTGCAAAAGCGGACGAGATAAATTTGCTTTTAAAGCAAAATTTACCAAGGGCAAAAATAGTCGCCAAAGGCGATGCGAGCGAGATTTTAAAAGATATTGAGGAAAATTTATGA
- a CDS encoding pseudouridine synthase family protein, producing MKEEKAYKLLAIQEGISNNEAKELIDAGLVSAKGQRIAVARAMMSAATKFNVQKLPRPSVIFEDENLIAVDKPAFLTSEKVSEIYKFPLLHRLDKETSGVLLLVKNEEFQKKAIEEFKNCRVKKEYVAAVKSIVSEEFSINEPIITLKNRGGAFSKISPNGKEAFSHVIPVMVAGKKSLVKVEIKTGRTHQIRVHLNHAGYGIVGDEKYAKNKAARMYLHAYKIELLGYKFRSNLSSDFNRLGFEISRNFEI from the coding sequence ATGAAAGAAGAAAAAGCCTATAAACTGCTGGCGATCCAGGAGGGCATCTCAAACAACGAGGCAAAGGAGCTGATCGACGCAGGCTTAGTTAGCGCCAAAGGACAGAGGATCGCCGTGGCGCGCGCGATGATGAGTGCGGCGACTAAATTTAACGTGCAAAAGCTACCACGTCCAAGCGTGATTTTTGAGGATGAAAACCTGATCGCGGTTGATAAACCGGCATTTTTAACGTCGGAAAAAGTGAGCGAAATTTATAAATTTCCGCTACTTCACAGGCTTGATAAGGAAACTAGCGGAGTGCTTTTGCTTGTGAAAAATGAGGAATTTCAAAAAAAAGCGATCGAGGAGTTTAAAAACTGCCGCGTAAAAAAAGAGTACGTCGCGGCAGTAAAAAGTATCGTGAGCGAGGAATTTAGCATAAACGAACCAATAATCACGCTAAAAAACAGGGGCGGCGCGTTTTCTAAAATCTCGCCAAACGGTAAAGAGGCCTTTTCGCACGTAATTCCAGTGATGGTCGCAGGCAAAAAAAGTCTCGTAAAAGTCGAAATAAAAACTGGTAGAACGCACCAGATCAGAGTGCATCTAAATCACGCTGGATATGGGATCGTGGGGGATGAAAAATACGCTAAAAATAAAGCCGCAAGAATGTATCTGCACGCCTATAAAATCGAGCTTTTAGGATATAAATTTAGGTCAAATTTGAGCAGTGATTTTAATAGGCTAGGTTTTGAAATTTCAAGAAATTTTGAGATTTAA
- the ffh gene encoding signal recognition particle protein: MFEQISESFRLAVSKIRFVDDEKALNNALDVLKKALLKADVHHKVTKELLALIEADLKQSGIGQKQFLDAIKSNLTKVLTTPGNQGFVFAPVAPTIVLMAGLQGSGKTTTTIKLANYLKLRKKKVLVAACDLQRLAAVEQLRQLCEANEIELFSIENETDPLNVAKQALAKAKSGLYDVLLVDTAGRLAIDEALMKQIKDINSALEPHEIFYVADAMSGQDGVKTASTFNDALKISGVVLSKFDSDSKGGVAIGIAKQLNIPLRFVGIGEKVGDMESFIPERIVSRIMGEGDLATLVEKTSAVIDEQEAKRINKKIKKGQFNFNDFLSQMESVKKLGNMKSLIGMIPGLSSVANQIKDIDLDNSKEILHIKAMINSMTQKERENPDLLNNSRKRRLAAGSGLSQVEVNRFLKQFENASKIAKRFSGKEGLKGLGNLLNQAKNARPN; this comes from the coding sequence GTGTTTGAACAAATCAGCGAGTCGTTTCGTTTAGCCGTTAGTAAAATTCGTTTCGTAGACGATGAAAAAGCGCTAAATAACGCGCTTGACGTGCTTAAAAAAGCACTGCTAAAAGCCGATGTTCATCACAAAGTTACCAAAGAGTTGCTAGCTCTCATCGAGGCTGACCTAAAACAAAGCGGGATAGGCCAAAAGCAGTTTTTAGACGCTATAAAGTCAAATTTGACGAAGGTTTTAACTACTCCGGGCAATCAAGGTTTTGTCTTTGCGCCCGTGGCTCCTACGATTGTCCTTATGGCGGGATTGCAAGGTAGCGGAAAAACCACTACGACGATAAAGCTAGCAAATTATCTAAAGCTTAGAAAGAAAAAAGTTTTAGTTGCGGCGTGCGATTTGCAGCGCTTGGCGGCCGTCGAGCAGCTTCGTCAGCTTTGCGAAGCAAACGAGATAGAGCTTTTTAGCATAGAAAACGAAACTGATCCGCTAAACGTAGCCAAACAAGCGCTAGCTAAGGCAAAAAGCGGGCTTTACGACGTGCTTTTGGTTGATACGGCGGGACGCCTAGCGATAGATGAAGCTTTGATGAAGCAGATAAAAGACATCAATTCAGCGCTTGAACCGCATGAAATTTTCTACGTAGCAGACGCCATGAGCGGACAAGACGGCGTAAAAACGGCAAGCACGTTTAATGATGCGTTAAAAATAAGCGGAGTGGTGCTAAGTAAATTTGACTCGGACAGCAAAGGTGGCGTGGCTATCGGTATAGCAAAGCAGCTAAATATACCGCTTAGATTCGTAGGTATCGGCGAAAAAGTCGGGGATATGGAGAGTTTTATTCCTGAGCGTATCGTGAGCCGCATAATGGGCGAGGGCGACTTGGCGACATTGGTTGAGAAAACGAGCGCCGTAATAGACGAACAAGAAGCAAAAAGAATAAACAAAAAGATCAAAAAAGGACAGTTTAACTTTAACGACTTTTTGTCACAAATGGAAAGCGTCAAAAAGCTTGGAAATATGAAAAGTCTAATCGGTATGATACCAGGGCTCTCAAGCGTGGCAAATCAGATAAAAGACATAGACCTTGATAACTCAAAGGAAATTTTGCATATCAAAGCTATGATAAATTCGATGACGCAAAAAGAGCGCGAAAATCCGGACCTGCTAAACAATAGCCGAAAAAGGCGTTTGGCTGCTGGATCTGGACTATCTCAAGTAGAGGTAAATCGCTTTTTGAAGCAGTTTGAAAACGCATCAAAAATAGCAAAGAGATTTTCAGGCAAAGAAGGCCTAAAAGGGCTTGGAAATTTACTAAACCAAGCTAAAAACGCTCGCCCTAACTAA
- the rpsP gene encoding 30S ribosomal protein S16, translating to MATVVRLTRMGRKKKPFYRIVVTDSRKRRDGGWIESIGYYNPMVEPEVVKFDAERLAYWKGVGAKLSGRVAKITSK from the coding sequence ATGGCAACAGTAGTAAGACTAACGAGGATGGGACGCAAGAAAAAACCTTTTTATCGTATAGTCGTAACAGATAGCAGAAAAAGAAGAGACGGCGGCTGGATAGAGTCGATCGGTTACTACAACCCGATGGTTGAGCCTGAGGTGGTCAAATTTGACGCTGAGCGTTTGGCTTATTGGAAGGGCGTTGGTGCGAAACTTAGCGGTAGGGTTGCAAAAATAACTAGCAAATAA
- a CDS encoding KH domain-containing protein, translating into MVENFLLEYAKLIADFPDKVKLERVELGENFAELIIYADKVDTGKLIGKDGRMINAIKTVIVGYKAKDATSYRVTVKPLE; encoded by the coding sequence ATGGTAGAAAATTTTTTACTTGAATATGCTAAGCTCATCGCCGATTTTCCAGATAAAGTGAAACTCGAGCGAGTCGAGCTTGGCGAAAATTTTGCCGAGCTGATAATTTACGCCGATAAAGTCGATACTGGTAAACTTATTGGCAAAGACGGCAGAATGATAAACGCGATAAAGACTGTAATCGTAGGCTATAAAGCCAAAGATGCGACGTCATACCGCGTTACGGTAAAGCCTCTTGAATGA